One Lycium barbarum isolate Lr01 chromosome 5, ASM1917538v2, whole genome shotgun sequence genomic window carries:
- the LOC132640272 gene encoding pleiotropic drug resistance protein 1-like, giving the protein MTVRETLEFSARCQGVGPRYEMLAELSRREKAANIKPDHDIDIYMKTSVTKGQEANVVTDYVLKILGLDVCADTMVGDEMLRGISGGQKKRVTTGEMLVGPSKALFMDEISTGLDSSTTFSIVNSLRQSVQLLKGTAVISLLQPAPETYNLFDDIILLSDGYIVYQGPREAVLDFFESMGFKCPERKGVADFLQEVTSKKDQQQYWAKRDEPYGFVTSKEFSEAYQSFHVGKKLADELATPYDKSKSHPAALSTQKYGTGTKQLLKVCAEREFLLMKRNSFVYIFKLFQLAVMALITMTVFFHTKMPRDNMDDGGMYAGALFFVVVMIMFNGMAEINLTILKLPVFFKQRDLLFFPSWAYALPTWILKIPITFIEVSLWTFLTYYVMGFDPNVSRLFKQFFLLVLVHQMASGLFRFIGAAGRTMGVATTFGALALVLQFALCGFILSRDDVKKWWIWGYWISPLMYSVNSILVNEFNGKNWKHIAPNGVEPLGAAVVRARGFFPDAYWYWIGVGALIGFIIIFNLCYSIGLAYLNPFGKPQAMISEDNKNADNVQLIEGSGTEGQNKKKGMVLPFEPHSITFDDVVYSVDMPLEIKEQGSTEDRLVLLKGVSGAFRPGVLTALMGVSGAGKTTLMDVLAGRKTGGYIDGDIKISGYPKKQETFARISGYCEQNDIHSPYVTVYESLVYSAWLRLPQDVDKNKRKMFVEEVMELVELTPLRSALVGLPGVNGLSTEQRKRLTIAVELVANPSIIFMDEPTSGLDARAAAIVMRAVRNTVDTGRTVVCTIHQPSIDIFETFDELFLMKRGGQEIYVGPLGRYSCHLIKYFESMPGVSKIKEAYNPATWMLEVTASSQEMILGVDFADLYKKSDLYKRNKALIAELSTPRPGTKDLHFETQFSQPFWTQCMACLWKQHLSYWRNPAYTAVRFIFTVFLALVFGTMFWDLGTKVSRSQDLFNAMGSMYAATLFLGVQNSSSVQPVVAVERTVFYRERAAGMYSAIPYAFGQVVIEIPYVFVQAAFYGIIVYAMIGFEWTTAKFFWYFFIMYFTLLYFTFYGMMTVAVTPNQNVASIVAAFFYAVWNLFSGFIVPRPRIPIWWRWYYWACPVAWTLYGLVASQFGDLQNKLSDDENVEQFLGRYFGFENDFLGVVAAIIIAWPVVFAFMFALAIKAFNFQKR; this is encoded by the exons ATGACTGTAAGGGAAACTCTGGAATTTTCTGCAAGATGCCAGGGAGTTGGCCCAAGATATG aGATGTTGGCTGAACTATCAAGAAGAGAGAAAGCAGCTAATATCAAACCGGATCATGATATTGATATCTACATGAAG ACTTCAGTAACAAAAGGACAGGAAGCTAATGTTGTAACAGATTATGTTCTTAAG ATTTTGGGACTGGACGTCTGTGCTGACACTATGGTGGGCGATGAAATGTTAAGGGGCATATCAGGGGGACAAAAGAAACGTGTAACAACGGGTGAAATGCTTGTTGGACCATCAAAGGCACTTTTCATGGATGAAATCTCAACTGGATTGGACAGTTCAACTACTTTCTCCATTGTCAACTCTCTAAGACAATCTGTGCAGCTGTTGAAGGGAACTGCTGTGATATCTCTGTTGCAGCCAGCACCCGAGACTTACAACCTGTTTGATGACATAATTCTGTTATCGGATGGATACATTGTCTATCAGGGCCCTCGAGAAGCGGTTCTTGACTTCTTCGAATCCATGGGATTCAAATGCCCCGAGAGAAAAGGAGTGGCAGATTTCTTGCAAGAG GTAACTTCCAAAAAGGATCAACAGCAATATTGGGCTAAAAGGGATGAACCTTACGGGTTTGTCACATCAAAAGAATTTTCTGAGGCATATCAGTCTTTCCATGTTGGAAAGAAACTCGCTGATGAGCTTGCAACTCCATATGACAAGAGCAAAAGCCACCCTGCTGCTTTATCTACCCAGAAGTATGGTACTGGGACGAAACAATTATTGAAGGTCTGCGCTGAACGAGAATTCCTACTGATGAAGCGGAACTCATTTGTTTACATCTTCAAGCTCTTTCAG CTCGCAGTAATGGCACTTATAACGATGACCGTCTTTTTCCATACTAAGATGCCCCGAGATAATATGGATGATGGAGGGATGTATGCTGGAGCTCTCTTTTTCGTGGTCGTTATGATTATGTTTAATGGAATGGCCGAGATCAACCTGACAATTTTAAAGCTTCCCGTCTTCTTCAAACAAAGGGACCTTCtctttttcccttcatgggcttatGCCCTTCCCACATGGATTCTCAAAATCCCTATAACATTTATTGAAGTTTCTCTTTGGACGTTTCTTACATATTATGTCATGGGATTTGATCCGAATGTTTCAAG ATTGTTCAAACAATTCTTTCTTCTCGTACTGGTACACCAGATGGCATCAGGATTGTTCAGATTCATTGGAGCAGCGGGTAGAACAATGGGAGTCGCTACCACATTCGGAGCACTGGCGCTGGTTTTACAATTTGCATTGTGTGGATTTATTCTCTCAAGAG ATGATGTGAAGAAATGGTGGATCTGGGGTTACTGGATCTCACCTTTAATGTATTCTGTGAATTCAATTCTTGTGAATGAATTTAATGGAAAGAATTGGAAACAT ATCGCGCCAAATGGAGTTGAGCCACTTGGAGCTGCAGTAGTAAGAGCTCGAGGATTCTTTCCAGATGCATATTGGTACTGGATAGGTGTTGGGGCACTTATTGGATTCATAATAATATTCAACCTCTGCTACAGTATTGGACTCGCTTACCTGAACC CATTTGGTAAGCCTCAAGCTATGATATCAGAAGACAATAAGAATGCTGATAATGTTCAACTCATTGAGGGAAGTGGAACTGAGGgtcagaataagaagaagggaatGGTTCTTCCATTTGAACCCCATTCCATCACTTTTGATGATGTTGTATACTCTGTTGACATGCCTCTG gaaataaaagaacaaggttCCACTGAAGATAGGTTGGTACTACTAAAGGGTGTGAGTGGAGCTTTTAGGCCAGGTGTTCTCACCGCTTTGATGGGTGTTAGTGGTGCTGGTAAAACAACATTGATGGATGTGTTGGCCGGAAGAAAAACAGGAGGATATATTGATGGCGACATCAAGATTTCTGGATATCCAAAGAAGCAAGAAACGTTTGCACGTATTTCTGGATATTGTGAGCAGAATGACATCCATTCGCCTTATGTTACAGTTTATGAGTCCTTGGTTTACTCAGCTTGGTTGCGTTTACCTCAAGACGTTGACAAAAACAAGAGAAAG ATGTTTGTTGAGGAAGTTATGGAACTTGTGGAGCTAACTCCATTAAGATCAGCTTTAGTCGGATTGCCTGGAGTCAATGGTCTATCGACCGAGCAACGCAAAAGGTTGACCATTGCAGTTGAACTGGTAGCAAACCCCTCTATCATTTTCATGGATGAACCAACTTCAGGGTTGGATGCAAGAGCTGCTGCCATTGTAATGAGAGCTGTTAGGAACACTGTCGATACAGGAAGAACCGTCGTCTGTACCATTCATCAGCCTAGCATCGACATTTTTGAAACCTTTGATGAG CTATTTCTAATGAAACGAGGTGGGCAAGAGATATATGTTGGTCCTCTGGGTCGCTATTCTTGCCATTTGATCAAATACTTTGAG TCAATGCCTGGAGTTAGTAAGATTAAGGAGGCTTATAATCCAGCAACTTGGATGTTAGAAGTAACAGCCTCATCTCAAGAAATGATATTAGGGGTTGACTTTGCTGATTTGTACAAGAAGTCAGACCTCTACAAGAGGAACAAAGCCTTGATTGCTGAATTAAGTACTCCTCGTCCCGGTACAAAGGATCTTCATTTTGAAACTCAATTTTCACAGCCTTTCTGGACCCAATGTATGGCTTGTCTCTGGAAGCAACATTTGTCGTACTGGCGTAATCCAGCTTACACGGCAGTTAGATTTATTTTCACAGTATTCCTAGCACTTGTCTTTGGCACAATGTTCTGGGATCTTGGAACCAAAGT GAGTCGGAGCCAGGATCTTTTTAATGCTATGGGATCTATGTATGCTGCAACTCTCTTCCTTGGTGTACAAAATTCATCATCTGTCCAGCCTGTTGTAGCCGTTGAGCGTACTGTATTTTACAGAGAAAGAGCTGCTGGAATGTATTCTGCTATACCTTATGCCTTTGGACAG GTTGTTATTGAAATACCTTATGTATTTGTACAAGCGGCTTTCTATGGTATCATTGTGTATGCAATGATAGGATTTGAATGGACCACTGCCAAGTTCTTTTGGTACTTCTTCATCATGTATTTCACTCTCTTGTACTTCACCTTCTATGGCATGATGACTGTGGCTGTTACCCCAAATCAAAACGTTGCTTCTATTGTTGCGGCTTTCTTCTATGCAGTATGGAATCTCTTCTCAGGATTCATCGTTCCACGACCT CGTATTCCAATATGGTGGAGATGGTACTACTGGGCTTGCCCTGTCGCATGGACGTTGTATGGTCTTGTTGCATCACAGTTCGGAGACCTCCAAAATAAGCTTAGCGATGATGAAAATGTGGAACAATTCTTGGGGCGTTATTTTGGATTTGAGAATGATTTTCTTGGAGTAGTTGCAGCAATTATCATTGCATGGCCTGTTGTTTTCGCCTTCATGTTTGCATTGGCCATCAAGGCATTCAACTTCCAAAAAAGATAA